The genomic window ATTTTCGGTAGTGAGCGGCGGCGGCCCAGGCCTGATGGAGGCCGCCAACCGCGGCGCCTACGCCGGCAAATCCCCGAGCGTCGGCCTGAACATCCGCCTGCCGATGGAGCAGCATGGCAACCCGTACCAGAACATCTCGCTCACCTTTCAGCACTTCTTCGCGCGCAAGGTGATGTTCGTGAAATACGCCAAGGCCTATGTCGTCATGCCCGGCGGTTTCGGCACGCTCGACGAACTGGTCGAGGCGCTCACGCTGATCCAGACCGGCAAGAGCACGCATATGCCCGTCATTCTGGTGCACGCGCCGTTCTGGTCCGGCCTGCTCGACTGGTTCCGGGAGACGCTCGTCCACGAGGGCGTCATCGACAAGAACGACTTGAATCTTCTGAGCGTGGTGAACAACGCCGACGAGGTGCTGGACGTGATCTTCCGGTATTATGAGGCATGCGGTTTCGAGGCGTCGGAAGCGGAAACAGAAATCAAGCTGAATCTTTGATACACGGACGAACATGCGCATTACATCTTTGCTTATTCTTTCTTTCCTGATCGCACCGGCGATGGCGGCCGAACCGGCGTCGAACGGGGTCAAAAACAAGGCGCCGACCACCGTTCCCGCGCCACCGCCTCCGCCAGAGAATTACAATCCGCCGGCGGCGCCCGAACTCCCGGATGTCGGCCAACCGGAACCGGAAGTCACCATCACCACCAAGGGCACGGAAATCCACGAGGAATACCGGCTCAATGGGCGGTTGTACATGATCAAGGTGGTTCCGAAAAAGGGGAAGCCCTACTATCTCATTGACAAGGAAGGCAGCGGACAATTCCGCCGCAGCGATTTTGAAACGCGCATCGCCATCCCAACCTGGGTGATCAAACGCTTTTGATGTTTATACGCTTTCGGGACAAGGATGTACCCGGCATGCCCTTCGAGAAGACGCTGGCATGAGCAAGCACTCCTCTTCGAATATCGAAAACGAGAATGGAAACACCGGCCTGGGCCAGGGAACAACCTGGATCGCCTGCGGCTGGCGCATGGTGCTGGAACAAAAATCGCTGTGGTACGGCATGACCGCCGTCTACTTCATCTTCGGGTTTCTGCTGAAGCTGATTCCGTTCATGGGCGATCTGCTGCTGATACTCATCACCCCCATGTTGCTCGCCAGCGTGGTGTGGGGCCGCGCGCAGGAGCAGCTCGCGGAACCCGCTGTCATGCCGGTCTCTTCTCAGCCTGCCTTGGCTCTGTTCCAAATCTGGATCGCCCACCCGGCGCAGGAACTGATGCGCATCTTCGCCCAGGAGGAAAAGATGTTTGGCGCCGTGTTGCTCGGTATCGTCACCCTCGGACTGGCCATGCTGGTGAAAATCATCGGTTATCTGCTCGTGGGCGGTTCGATGTTGTCGGGACTGGCGGCTAGCCAGATGGGCATGGCGCAGGTCACCACCTTGCTGGGCATGGGGCTGGTCGCGGTCTTGTCGCTGTTGCTGGCGATGGGGCTGCTATTCAGTGTTCCGCTCACGGTGCTGGGAAACAAACAGCCGCTGGCAGCCATCTCTGAAAGTTTTTCCGTCTGCCGCGAAAAAGCCGTGGCGCTGTTGGCGCTGGCCGTGCCATTTTTCCTGGTCTATCTCGTCATTCTCGTGGCCTATGCCAAGTCCCACTGGCTGGGTTATCTGCTGCTGGTCAGCATGGGTTTTCTCGCGCTCCCGGTTTTCGTTGCCGCCGTTTATTGCAGCTATCTCACGCTTTACCCCCCCAGCCCTTCCAATATTCGAAAGTAATCACGCTCGCCCGCGGCCGATGGCCGCGGCAAGTTTATAATTCGAGCCATGCATGTGCTGACCTACCACGGTGAAGCGCTGGCGAGCTACGGCTTCGGGCACGGGCATCCCTTCGGTCCCGATCGTCTGCATGCCTTCTGGCAGGAAATGACAAAGCGGGGCCTCGACCGCCGATCGGACATTGGTGCGCCGGTGGCCTGCACGGAAAAAGATCTCGCCTTGTTCCACACCGCCGATTACATCGCACGCGTTAAACACCAATCGCAAACCGGCGAAGGTTATCTTGACCACGGTGACACGCCCGCCTTTCCCGGCGTGTTCGAGGCGGCTTCGGTGGTGGTGGGTTCGGTGCTGGACGGATTGAAAAAAATTCTCGCAGGAGAGTATCGGCGCGTGTTCGTGCCCATCGCCGGCTTGCATCACGCGCGCCGTGACTCCGCCGCCGGCTTCTGCGTGTTCAATGACATCGGCGTGCTGATAGAGGCAATGCGCAAGCGCTACGGGATACAGCGCGTGGCCTATGTGGACATCGACGCACATCATGGCGACGGCGTGTTCTATGCCTTCGAGGATGATCCTGATTTGATCTTCGCCGACATCCACGAAGACGGGCGCTATCTTTATCCCGGCACCGGCGCGGCCACCGAAACCGGCACGGGCAAAGCCCAGGGCACCAAGCTCAATATCCCGATGGAACCCGGCGCGGACGATGCCGCGTTTCATCGCGTATGGCCGCAGGTCGAGGAATTCGTGCGCGCGGGCAAACCGGAATTCATTATTTTGCAGGCCGGGGCCGACAGCATCGCCGGCGATCCGATCACGCACATGCAGTTCACGCCTGCCGCGCATGTACATGCCACGACACGCCTGTGCGCACTCGCCGATGAATTCTGTCAGGGACGGATTATTGCCACGGGCGGTGGTGGTTATGACCGCGCCAATCTCGCGGCGGCGTGGACCGGCGTCGTGGAAGCCATGCTGACGACGTGATCACGGCCGCTTCTTAGACGGCGAAATTCCCGGTAGTCTTGGTCGTCAATTCGAAGAATAACGACGCATGAAATTCTGGATCGCTATCGCCAAGGCCATCGACGCCGCCAATGAATTCATCGGGCGCGCGGTGCTGTGGCTGGTCGGCGCGGCCACGCTGATATCGGCGCTGAATGCGCTGGCACGTTACGGGCTGGGGCGTTCGTCCAACGCCTGGCTGGAAATCCAGTGGTACCTGTTCGGCGCCATCATCCTGCTGGCCGCCGGCTACACCCTCAAGCACAACGGCCATGTGCGCATCGACGTCATATACGGACGCTGGTCGGCGCGCACGCAAGCATGGATCGATCTCATCGGCACGATGCTGTTCCTGCTGCCGCTGTGTGGGCTGATGGTGTGGCTCGGCTGGCCCGGCTTCGTCGATTCGTTTCTGAGTGGCGAGATGTCGCCCGATGCCGGTGGACTGATTCGTTGGCCGGTGCGGCTGATCATTCCGCTCGGTTTCACTCTGCTCGCGATGCAAGGCGTGGCCGAGATCATCAAGCGCATCGCCTTCCTGCGCGATGAAGGAAAACTTCCACACGAGCAGCCACAGGAGGAGGTGTGAGTTTCACCGTCATGGCGCCGCTCATGTTCGCCGGGCTGGTGCTGTTCCTGCTGCTCGGTTATCCCGTGGCGTTTGCGCTCGCGGCCAATGGCCTGTTGTTCGCCTTCATCGGCATCCAGTCCGGCCTGTTCGATTTCAGCCTGTTGCAGGCGCTGCCCGAACGCGTCTACGGCATCTTCTCCAACCAGACATTACTCGCGATTCCGTTTTTCACTTTCATGGGACTGGTGCTGGAGCGCAGCGGCATGGCCGAGGAGCTGCTCGACACCGTCGGCCAGTTGTTCGGGCGCGTGCGCGGCGGGCTCGCCTTCGCCGTGGTGTTCGTCGGCGCGTTGCTGGCCGCCACCACCGGCGTGATGGCGGCCACGGTGATCGCCATGGGCCTGATCTCACTGCCCATCATGCTGCGTTATGGTTACGACAAGCGCTTCGCGAGCGGTGTCATCGCCGCCTCGGGCACGCTGGCGCAGATCGTGCCGCCGTCGATCGTGCTGATCGTGCTGGCCGATCAGCTCGGCGCCTCGGTCGGCGACATGTACACCGGCGCGCTGGCGCCGGCACTGATGCTGGCCGGCCTGTACCTCTGCTATGTCCTCGGCGTCACGCTGGTAAAGCCGCAGGCCGCCCCGGCCCTGCCGCCGCAGGCGCGCACCTTGCGCGGCTTAGCGCTGGTGCAACGCGTGGCGATTACGCTGATCCCGCCGCTGGTGCTGATATTCCTGGTGCTGGGCACCATTTTTCTCGGTATCGCCACCCCCACCGAGGGCGGTGCGCTGGGCGCGGCCGGCGCCGTGGCGCTGGCGGCGCTGCGCCGGCGGCTGACGCTGGATGTCGCGAGGCAGGCCATGGACTCGACCGCGCGATTGACCTCCTTCGTGATTTTCATCCTCATCGGCTCGACCGTGTTCAGCCTGGTGTTCCGCGGTATGGACGGCGACCTCTGGGTGGAGAGCCTGCTGACGCAACTGCCCGGCGGCGCGATCGGCTTTCTGATCGTCGTGAACCTGCTGGTGTTCGGGCTGGCGTTCTTCCTCGACTTCTTCGAGATCGCGTTCATTGTGGTACCACTGCTGGCGCCGGTCGCGGCCAAGCTCGGCATCGACCCGATCTGGTTCGGCGTGTTGCTCGGCATCAACATGCAGACCTCGTTCCTGCACCCGCCGTTCGGCTTCGCGCTGTTCTACCTGCGCAGCGTGGCGCCTAAGAGCGTGCGCACCACCGATATCTACTGGGGCGCGGTGCCGTTCGTGCTGTTGCAGTTGCTGATGGTAGCGATCGTGATCGCCTTCCCGCAGATCGTGGGCCATGCGCCCATCGTTCCGGAGAGTGCGATCATGGAGGTGCCACTGGAGGTCGATCCCGACGCCGGCTTTCTGCCGCCGGAGTGGAGGTAACGCTTGAATCAAGCGGCGCCGGCAGGTGTCCGGCTTGAATGACGGGTGATGTGTTTTTTACATGCTCTTTTGTTATTCCATCATACAAATACGCCGCCCGAATACTTCCACCTCCTCCCAGTTGGTGAACTCCGCCACCGTTTTGAGATCGGTAGGACCCTTGGTCATCCACATGATCAATCTGATGATCTGCCGGTCCCAGAAGCAATATTTCTGATAGTCGATTTTGCCCGCGAAGACAGCCAATTGCCGGGGTTGCCAGGATGACTTCTTGTGGAACTTTTTTACATAAGGATTGGTTTCCGGTCTGTTCTTCTCCAGTTTGCGTGCCACCACGTTGACCGTAAAAAAGGCGCCGGGTTTGCTGTCCAGGACTTTCCGGTTTCTTTCGATGAAATCGAAAACTTCCGGGCGATGCTTGCCGTAGCGGATGCTGGCGCCGATGACGATCTTGTCGAACCGGTTCAGCTCCGCGCTGTCCGCCTCGCTCACCGGGACCAGCTCCACCCGGTGGTGCTCCCGTTCGATGACCTGCTGCAGGCGCTGGCAGATTTTCAGGGTATGACCATCCGTGGTTGAGTAGATAATAAGGATGCTTGCCATTTTTCAATAACACTCATTCAATGGGGTCACCCATTGATTAGGCTACGTGCTGCTGGACGCGTCTTTCCACCTCGGCACCGATGGTGCGTTGAGCCACGCGCAGGTCGTAATCGGCCTGCAACCCCATCCATACCTCGGGCGAAACATTGAAGTACTTGCCGAGACGCAGGGCGGTATCGGCGTTGATGACGCGCTTGCCATTGACGATGGCGCTGATGCGGCCCGGGGGCACGGCGATGTCCCGCGCCAGGCGGTTAATGCAGACATCCATCGGCTTCATGAAATCTTCGAGCAGGATTTCACCCGGATGGATGGGTTTAGAGAACTTGCGTTTGCGAGCCATCGTAATAATTGAGCTTGGTTTTTTTGATTCGCCCGAGTAGCGGTAACACCACCTTAAGCAGCGCTCCGTCGTTTGGCACGCTCGTCGGAAGGCACGGCTCGGCGCTTCGCGTGTCGCGAAGCGTAATGATCAACCAGCCGGCGAATCATGGCCTGATAGGAAGTATGATGTTTTTTCGCCTCGGCCTTGAAGAATTCCACGCTGGATTTGCTCAGGGCCATGGTGATCTTGACGTTGTCTTCCTTGAACACGAGTTCTTCGGGCGCGGGGAGGAAATCATCCATCACGCGCAGCTTTCCCATCGGCTCATCTGTGTATTTAACTTTGCTCTTCATAAATCCTCTTGCCCCTGCGCCAGTATCCGGCGCCAATAATGCGAATAACGCCCTCACGATAAGTGAAACGGACCGTCAGGACTCCGTGCCCCACCCGGCCGATACAGTAATACCGCTTTTCGCCGTGGCTGTGAGTAAGGTCTTCGGCAATGACGCGTCTTGAGTCGGTAAAGGCCAGCTGGGCAAGCCCAAACGAGACGCCGTGCTTCTTCTGGTTCTCGTGGTTTTTCTTCTCATCCCAGTCGAAACGCGCTTTTGCCATGCGGGAATGGTAGCACAAACTGGCATGAAGGCCATACAATGAGCCATACCATGGTATGGCGACTGGGATTGTGCACGGGTCGGGAAAACACGATCATGAAATTCCGCTGGAGGTCAATCCCGACGCCGGCTTTCTGCCGCCGGAGTGGAGGTAACACCACGTTAGTCCCTGATATAGCGGAATAAAGCCTGAGGAAGCACTCAGGCAGTTTGCCAACTAGGGCTGCCTAGAGTTGAGTTTTTATGACGGTTGTCCGCATCTGTCCTCAAAATGCCTCGACGCTTACGCCAAAATCTCCCCTTCCTGCTTTGGTCAGAAGCGACATCAGAGAACTTACCCACCCTTGATAGGCAATGTGGGCAAAAACTGGGTGATTTCTGTCGCTGTCTGTTGTGTCATACAAGATGTCCACCAAAGGCGTGGTGTCGTCGAGTCCTAAACGAACCACACCTATATGCAGGCTCATTGGGGGGACCTTCTCCCAGAGCGCAAGACGGACACGAGAAAGTCTCGATGGATCTGACTTTAAAATATTCTCCAGCTCCTTATCAACATATTTGGCGAGTTTAATAAATCTGGTAGATACCGTAATTCCAAACCCAGGTGTCTTAGTCGCTTTGGCCAGACTCATTAAGGCAGAACTGAAATACGACGCGGTCGTCACACCAGCAGCGTGGAGCCGATCAGGCGAGGTTCGCAGATCATTGTGTGCGGCAACCACGAGATGCGTTGGACAAAACGCCGGATAATCTGATGTTTCACATTGCAGTTTTTGCCTGCTGGTCGTCGGAGGTGGTGCGTCGGGCTTGATGACGGCAACATGCTGTCTCCGGATTAAACCAGAGGTTCGCATACTTGCTACCTTGAAACGCACGCTAGGGCCGATGTTATCGTCATGAACATATACATGTTCAATGTTGGATTCTTGAAGGCTAACTTCCCCTGGTTTGATCGGTGCCGGTGCGCCGGAACGAAAACCCACGACACACATCGCATGCCCACTTGGGCCCTCGTCACTATCAGTAAATGAGCCAATCAACAGGATTGGATAACCGGAGCGCACGAATGCTGCGCAAGAACTAGCGAAACGCTCACGACTGAACCCAATAGGATTCCAGTGGCGGTCGCGCACATCACCCTCGAGTATCAATGGCGCAAGATTATGTTCTTTAATCGCTTCGCAAATCTGCGGTATGGTTAATCCAACGGAAGGAAATATTCGCGCGCCAAGCGATGCGCTTTTGTGGGCAGAGCGGGTAATATCAGCAGTCGTGGGAATTGCATGATGATCATCGAACGCGGACGAGTGCAGCATTGTCCATAAAGCGATCGTTGCGCACGCACCAACACCCGTGTCCTGCTGTTGCCAAGCTAATCCCGTTACCTTCAGACAAAATCCTGCGATGTTGATCTTGTATTCGCGCGATGGCCCTGTGATTCGTGGCGTTGAGGGAAAGCGTTCGTCATACCAGCGCACAACCGTCCTTCCAAGCTGCGCTGCCGGAATTGGACGGATCACAATAAACCCAAGATATGAATCATTAAAAGAATCAACAGTAGCTTCATTTCCTGACGCCGCCTCTATGACGCGTTCTCGAGTAACCGGATCTCCTTTGAACAGGTGTATGCGACGACAGATATTTCGATAACCAACCGAACTGGTTGAATAGAAGGCGGAGAATTCAGCCAAGTAGTCACGATCGAAGTAGCTTGGCTCTTCCAGAACGGAAGTCGCGCCCAGATCTGCAAAATAGCACCGAAGATACCGAACCTGGTTTGTCTGGATCAATTCAGATAATGGATCGGATGCCGACCCAAAGGAGTGGAAACGAAGATCTTCTGGAGAATGGTGAAATTTCTGTGGCATGCGCCTAGCGCGCCATCAACTAATTAATGCGCCTACGTTGACGACTACTCTACAGTCTTACTTAAGACCGCGCTGGTTACTGGTGTCATATACGGTTTAGTTCGTTCCTCAATCTTCTTGTCATTAACTTTCTTGAGTTCCTTCTGCACTGCATTTTCAATGGCCGTGGTAATCGTGACGCCCTCAAATGCTTGCGTCCAATTCTCCATTGGGTTAGTCCAAAGTGTGTACTTATCTTTCTTATCCATTATCTGCCCCCGTGCGCCGATAGCTGCTCGTTGAATCCAACTACGTGCGTTGCAACACCGTGGCGAGCGTGCTCACTCCACGGCATACCAAACAACAAAATAAAATTGAACGCTGAAACATGGCTGAATAGTTGAGTCTTTTTTCGAAAGCAGATCAAAAAATTTTGAGCGCGAGTCAATTAAAATTGACGGCTGGATCTTTTGTTCTTCGCTTTCAAGAACGAAATGTAATCTGCCACCAAGGCCTCTTCTTCGGCGCTGAGTTCAGTATTCAGCAAAGCCTGGCGGAGGACACTGGTTCTTGAGGATTTAGTTCTTGAAGTACTCACGATTTTTGGGCGTGCTGCACGTACTTCGGAATGCATTGATTGGCCTAAGTAGCCAGCGAGCTCCATAAGCTGTTCGTATGAAACTCTGTAAAAATCTGCGAGGCGGGCAAGCTTGTCGGGCGAAGGCTTAACTGCATCACCATGTTCCAGCTGGGATAGGTAGGCATTGGAGATCCCGGTTGCCTCTTCCACTTGTCGAAGCGAGGAACCATTAATCTTCCGGAGCTGCTTAAGCTCATCGGCTAACTGATTGAATGTCATATAAAGATTGTGTCTATGTCTAGTCGCGCTGTGCCAGCAAAGGCTAGTCGCAATTGCCTACCAAATCAAGCACCGTTTGACACTGCTTGACGTATCAAGCAATGCCTGCTATTAATTATAGTGAGCAATGCAAGATATTAAAAGCATCCTGCTTTTCGATCGCTGCGGCGCTAACAAGGAAGTAAGAATATGAACAAATTCGAGATTCAGATTGTTTATAACGGGTTGACCAAATCGCTGACGCTTGAACCGCATCAGCAGATTACGGCGGTAGTTGAACATGCTGCCCACCTCTTTGGGGTCACACAAAACGTCCACACATTGGCACTTTTTAAGGAAGACGGCACGGAAATCCCTGTGAACCAAAGCGTGGCCGCCGCGGGCATCAAGCCGGGGGAACTGCTTGCGCTCCGCCCGAGTACGGTCAGGGGGGGCTGACATGCTGCGAGTCCCTGCTGCACTTCTCGCATCAACGTTCCACGCGCTACGGGAGTGTGGGCGTGGGCAAAATGAGTGTGTTGTGTACTG from Sulfuricaulis sp. includes these protein-coding regions:
- the hemG gene encoding menaquinone-dependent protoporphyrinogen IX dehydrogenase, with the translated sequence MASILIIYSTTDGHTLKICQRLQQVIEREHHRVELVPVSEADSAELNRFDKIVIGASIRYGKHRPEVFDFIERNRKVLDSKPGAFFTVNVVARKLEKNRPETNPYVKKFHKKSSWQPRQLAVFAGKIDYQKYCFWDRQIIRLIMWMTKGPTDLKTVAEFTNWEEVEVFGRRICMME
- a CDS encoding TRAP transporter large permease subunit; amino-acid sequence: MAPLMFAGLVLFLLLGYPVAFALAANGLLFAFIGIQSGLFDFSLLQALPERVYGIFSNQTLLAIPFFTFMGLVLERSGMAEELLDTVGQLFGRVRGGLAFAVVFVGALLAATTGVMAATVIAMGLISLPIMLRYGYDKRFASGVIAASGTLAQIVPPSIVLIVLADQLGASVGDMYTGALAPALMLAGLYLCYVLGVTLVKPQAAPALPPQARTLRGLALVQRVAITLIPPLVLIFLVLGTIFLGIATPTEGGALGAAGAVALAALRRRLTLDVARQAMDSTARLTSFVIFILIGSTVFSLVFRGMDGDLWVESLLTQLPGGAIGFLIVVNLLVFGLAFFLDFFEIAFIVVPLLAPVAAKLGIDPIWFGVLLGINMQTSFLHPPFGFALFYLRSVAPKSVRTTDIYWGAVPFVLLQLLMVAIVIAFPQIVGHAPIVPESAIMEVPLEVDPDAGFLPPEWR
- a CDS encoding TRAP transporter small permease subunit produces the protein MKFWIAIAKAIDAANEFIGRAVLWLVGAATLISALNALARYGLGRSSNAWLEIQWYLFGAIILLAAGYTLKHNGHVRIDVIYGRWSARTQAWIDLIGTMLFLLPLCGLMVWLGWPGFVDSFLSGEMSPDAGGLIRWPVRLIIPLGFTLLAMQGVAEIIKRIAFLRDEGKLPHEQPQEEV
- a CDS encoding HigA family addiction module antitoxin → MARKRKFSKPIHPGEILLEDFMKPMDVCINRLARDIAVPPGRISAIVNGKRVINADTALRLGKYFNVSPEVWMGLQADYDLRVAQRTIGAEVERRVQQHVA
- a CDS encoding DUF2782 domain-containing protein, whose protein sequence is MRITSLLILSFLIAPAMAAEPASNGVKNKAPTTVPAPPPPPENYNPPAAPELPDVGQPEPEVTITTKGTEIHEEYRLNGRLYMIKVVPKKGKPYYLIDKEGSGQFRRSDFETRIAIPTWVIKRF
- a CDS encoding acetoin utilization protein AcuC; this encodes MHVLTYHGEALASYGFGHGHPFGPDRLHAFWQEMTKRGLDRRSDIGAPVACTEKDLALFHTADYIARVKHQSQTGEGYLDHGDTPAFPGVFEAASVVVGSVLDGLKKILAGEYRRVFVPIAGLHHARRDSAAGFCVFNDIGVLIEAMRKRYGIQRVAYVDIDAHHGDGVFYAFEDDPDLIFADIHEDGRYLYPGTGAATETGTGKAQGTKLNIPMEPGADDAAFHRVWPQVEEFVRAGKPEFIILQAGADSIAGDPITHMQFTPAAHVHATTRLCALADEFCQGRIIATGGGGYDRANLAAAWTGVVEAMLTT
- a CDS encoding TIGR00730 family Rossman fold protein; amino-acid sequence: MSRESWKIFQIMAEFVEGFERLTQIQPSVSIFGSARTAPGHPYYALTEEIARKLSDAGFSVVSGGGPGLMEAANRGAYAGKSPSVGLNIRLPMEQHGNPYQNISLTFQHFFARKVMFVKYAKAYVVMPGGFGTLDELVEALTLIQTGKSTHMPVILVHAPFWSGLLDWFRETLVHEGVIDKNDLNLLSVVNNADEVLDVIFRYYEACGFEASEAETEIKLNL
- a CDS encoding helix-turn-helix domain-containing protein, with translation MTFNQLADELKQLRKINGSSLRQVEEATGISNAYLSQLEHGDAVKPSPDKLARLADFYRVSYEQLMELAGYLGQSMHSEVRAARPKIVSTSRTKSSRTSVLRQALLNTELSAEEEALVADYISFLKAKNKRSSRQF
- a CDS encoding BrnT family toxin, producing the protein MAKARFDWDEKKNHENQKKHGVSFGLAQLAFTDSRRVIAEDLTHSHGEKRYYCIGRVGHGVLTVRFTYREGVIRIIGAGYWRRGKRIYEEQS
- a CDS encoding DUF2604 domain-containing protein is translated as MNKFEIQIVYNGLTKSLTLEPHQQITAVVEHAAHLFGVTQNVHTLALFKEDGTEIPVNQSVAAAGIKPGELLALRPSTVRGG